In the Sarcophilus harrisii chromosome 3, mSarHar1.11, whole genome shotgun sequence genome, one interval contains:
- the LRFN1 gene encoding leucine-rich repeat and fibronectin type III domain-containing protein 1, with product MAPGSSSSSSPPSPALPLLLLLWAGAPSSTGQPCPGRCICQNVSPTLTMLCAKTGLLFVPPAIDRRVVELRLTDNFIAAVRRRDFANMTSLVHLTLSRNTIGQVAPGAFADLRTLRALHLDSNRLGEVRGDHLRGLVNLRHLILGNNQIRWVEPAAFDAFLGTVEDLDLSYNNLESLPWEAVGQMVNLNTLTLDHNLIDHIAEGTFVQLHKLVRLDMTSNRLHKLPPDGLFLRAQASGPKPPSTLTVSFGGNPLHCNCELLWLRRLTREDDLETCATPEHLTDRYFWSIPEEEFLCEPPLITRQAAGRALVVEGQAVSLRCKAVGDPEPVVHWVAPDGRLLGNSSRTRVRGDGTLEVTITTLRDSGIFTCIASNAAGEATAPVEVCVVPLPLMAPPPAAPPPLSEPGSSDIATPGRPGANETGNAGAERRLVAAELTSSSVVIRWPAQRPVPGIRMYQVQYNSSADDSLVYRMIPSSSKTFLVNDLAAGRAYDLCVLAVYDDGVTALTATRVVGCVQFTTAGEVTPCRPLHAHFLGGTMIIVIGGVIVASVLVFIVILMIRYKVYAGGDAGSGHKGAPPRVSHVCSQTNGGAAGSGSAPPPPTALDQYEALHELAPAPSGPDKEKVKVEAEGAAAAPPPAVEAERLLARSLGGGGSSASLCLLPSGPEAGAAGPEEDGRPLLGPAGPRRSRSGAPLGTSAPASAPALPPGRTPRQRYSFDGDYGALFQSHSYPRRAKRTKRHRSTPHLLDEDGALGGLSPARARLAFTSTEWMLESTV from the exons ATGGCCCCAGgatcttcttcatcatcatctcctCCATCTCCAGCCCtgcccctccttctcctcctgtgGGCTGGGGCCCCCTCCTCCACTGGGCAGCCCTGCCCAGGCCGCTGCATCTGCCAAAATGTATCCCCAACTCTGACCATGCTGTGTGCCAAGACTGGTCTGCTTTTCGTCCCGCCGGCCATCGACCGCCGGGTAGTGGAGTTACGCCTGACTGACAACTTCATCGCCGCCGTGCGCCGCAGGGACTTCGCCAACATGACCAGCCTGGTCCACCTCACCCTGTCCCGCAACACCATCGGCCAAGTGGCCCCTGGTGCCTTTGCCGACCTGCGGACCCTACGCGCCCTCCACTTGGACAGCAATCGCCTCGGGGAGGTGCGGGGCGACCACCTGCGCGGCTTGGTGAATCTGAGACATCTCATCCTGGGCAACAACCAGATCCGTTGGGTGGAGCCGGCCGCCTTCGATGCCTTTCTGGGAACCGTGGAAGACCTGGACCTGTCTTACAACAACTTGGAGTCGCTGCCCTGGGAGGCCGTGGGCCAGATGGTCAACCTCAACACCCTCACCCTGGACCACAACCTCATTGACCACATCGCCGAGGGCACCTTTGTGCAGCTGCACAAACTGGTCCGGCTGGACATGACCTCCAACCGGCTGCATAAGCTGCCCCCCGACGGGCTCTTCCTGCGCGCCCAGGCCTCAGGGCCCAAGCCACCGTCCACGCTGACCGTCAGCTTTGGGGGGAATCCTCTGCACTGCAACTGTGAGCTCCTCTGGCTGAGGAGGCTGACCCGGGAGGATGACCTGGAGACGTGTGCCACACCCGAGCACCTGACGGACCGCTACTTCTGGTCCATCCCGGAGGAGGAGTTTCTGTGTGAGCCGCCCCTCATCACGCGCCAGGCGGCTGGCCGCGCCCTCGTGGTGGAAGGCCAGGCTGTGAGCCTGCGCTGCAAAGCGGTGGGCGACCCCGAGCCTGTGGTGCACTGGGTGGCCCCCGACGGGCGGCTGCTGGGCAACTCTAGCCGCACTCGAGTTCGGGGGGATGGGACCCTCGAAGTGACCATCACCACCCTCCGAGATAGTGGCATCTTCACTTGCATAGCCTCCAATGCAGCCGGGGAGGCCACGGCCCCCGTGGAGGTGTGCGTGGTGCCTCTGCCGCTCATGGCGCCGCCCCCTGCTGCGCCACCCCCCCTCAGCGAGCCGGGGTCCTCGGACATTGCCACGCCGGGGCGGCCGGGGGCCAATGAGACTGGCAATGCGGGGGCCGAGCGGAGACTGGTGGCCGCGGAGCTGACCTCCAGCTCAGTGGTCATTCGCTGGCCCGCCCAGAGGCCTGTCCCCGGCATCCGCATGTATCAGGTGCAGTACAACAGCTCGGCCGATGACTCGCTGGTCTACAG GATGATCCCGTCGAGCAGCAAGACGTTCCTGGTGAACGACCTGGCGGCGGGGCGGGCGTACGACCTGTGCGTGCTGGCCGTGTACGACGACGGCGTGACCGCGCTGACCGCCACGCGCGTCGTGGGCTGCGTGCAGTTCACCACGGCCGGGGAGGTCACTCCGTGCCGTCCGCTGCACGCTCACTTCCTGGGGGGCACCATGATCATCGTCATCGGCGGCGTCATCGTGGCCTCGGTGCTCGTCTTCATCGTCATCCTCATGATCCGCTACAAGGTCTATGCGGGCGGCGACGCCGGCTCTGGCCACAAGGGGGCGCCGCCGCGCGTCAGCCACGTGTGCTCGCAGACCAATGGTGGCGCCGCGGGCTCCGGctcggccccgcccccgcccacCGCTCTGGACCAATACGAGGCTCTGCACGAGCTGGCGCCCGCGCCGTCGGGGCCAGACAAGGAGAAAGTCAAGGTCGAGGCggagggggcggcggcggcgccgCCCCCGGCGGTGGAGGCGGAGCGGCTCCTGGCCCGGTCGCTGGGCGGCGGCGGCTCCTCTGCGTCGCTCTGCCTGCTGCCCTCGGGGCCCGAGGCGGGGGCGGCCGGGCCGGAGGAGGACGGGCGGCCGCTGCTGGGACCCGCGGGCCCGCGGCGGAGCCGCTCGGGGGCTCCCCTGGGCACCTCGGCGCCGGCCTCAGCCCCCGCGCTTCCCCCGGGCCGGACCCCCCGGCAGCGCTACTCTTTCGACGGGGACTATGGCGCACTCTTCCAGAGCCACAGCTACCCGCGCCGGGCCAAGCGGACAAAGCGCCACCGCTCCACGCCCCACCTGCTGGACGAGGACGGGGCCTTGGGTGGCCTGAGCCCCGCGCGGGCCCGCCTCGCCTTCACCAGCACCGAGTGGATGCTGGAGAGCACCGTGTGA
- the LOC116422647 gene encoding interferon lambda-3-like, which yields MPPQALPLLLSALMSGAISKSLAPTPSSLPPEKSCQISHFKSLSPRELETFKVAQDAYEKTMLQTERKCSSRFFHRNWELRQLPVSVRPVVLQAELKLTLEVLKAVTKPELDSVLAQPLQTLSQIHQEIQSCVTSQPSKEHKLPGRLNNWLNKLSEARKEAHNCLEASIVLNLLGILTRDLRCVAYGDLC from the exons ATGCCTCCGCAGGCTCTCCCGCTGCTGCTTTCTGCCCTGATGTCAGGGGCGATTTCGAAGTCCCTGGCCCCGACTCCCAGCAGCCTTCCCCCCGAGAAGAGCTGCCAGATCAGCCACTTCAAATCCCTTTCGCCTCGGGAGCTGGAAACTTTCAAGGTGGCCCAGGATGCCTAC GAGAAGACCATGCTTCAGACGGAGAGGAAATGTAGCTCCAGATTCTTCCACAGAAACTGGGAGCTTCGGCAGCTGCCG GTGTCAGTTCGGCCCGTGGTCTTACAGGCTGAGCTGAAATTGACTCTGGAGGTCTTGAAAGCCGTAACCAAGCCCGAGTTGGACAGCGTTCTGGCTCAGCCCCTACAAACGCTCAGCCAAATCCACCAAGAGATCCAAAGCTGT GTTACTTCCCAGCCCTCTAAAGAACACAAGCTTCCAGGCCGCCTGAATAATTGGTTGAACAAGCTCAGTGAGGCCAGAAAG GAGGCTCACAATTGCCTAGAAGCGTCCATCGTGCTCAATCTCTTAGGAATCCTGACCCGAGACCTCCGATGTGTAGCCTATGGGGACCTCTGTTGA
- the LOC116422879 gene encoding interferon lambda-4-like translates to MLSWGKRNCSFFRRKETRKVSPCTRLHQVALALAATESVLRNLSLPALAASAVPVLELLSAVRSDVVACMPRPSLGSLSQSSASPGAPDSAHGGAWAGRSRDAARLAERRLAENQPWARAPERARPGQGGWAQPLDFHTQAPPIRGQPDGVDPSSEKKKRMHKARRPESPRCREAEAVLSLLRLLTFDLKLAVLAGPCASAK, encoded by the exons ATGCTGAGTTGGGGAAAGAGGAATTGCTCGTTTTTTAGGAGAAAGGAAACCCGGAAAGTCTCG CCCTGCACCCGGCTGCATCAGGTGGCCCTCGCTCTGGCCGCCACCGAGTCCGTTCTGCGGAACCTGAGTCTCCCCGCTCTGGCTGCCAGCGCCGTCCCGGTCCTGGAGCTGCTCTCGGCCGTGAGGAGCGACGTGGTCGCCTGCATGCCCCGGCCCAGCCTCGGCTCCCTCTCTCAATCTTCCGCTAGCCCTGGAGCCCCAGACTCTGCTCACGGGGGAGCCTGGGCGGGCAGATCCAGGGACGCGGCCCGCTTAGCTGAACGCCGGCTTGCGGAAAATCAGCCCTGGGCGCGGGCCCCAGAGAGAGCGCGGCCCGGCCAGGGGGGATGGGCTCAGCCCCTAGATTTCCACACTCAAGCGCCCCCCATCCGCGGCCAGCCGGACGGAGTGGATCCGAGCTccgagaaaaagaagagaatgcaCAAAGCGAGGAGACCG GAAAGTCCCCGATGTCGCGAAGCCGAGGCGGTTCTCAGCCTCCTGAGGCTGCTCACCTTTGACCTGAAGCTGGCGGTTCTCGCAGGGCCCTGTGCCTCAGCTAAGTAG